A window of the Acidimicrobiales bacterium genome harbors these coding sequences:
- a CDS encoding amidohydrolase, with the protein MQDIPRIISVDDHVVEPPDLWTSRVPARFSDRAPRIVRQKIRFVGDGAGGSGAVGWVEDDAGDWCDVWHYDD; encoded by the coding sequence ATGCAGGACATCCCCCGGATCATCTCGGTGGACGACCACGTCGTCGAGCCCCCCGACCTGTGGACCTCCCGGGTCCCGGCCCGGTTCTCCGACCGGGCCCCCCGCATAGTGCGCCAGAAGATCCGCTTCGTGGGCGACGGGGCCGGGGGCTCCGGGGCGGTGGGCTGGGTGGAGGACGACGCCGGGGACTGGTGCGACGTGTGGCACTACGACGACC